The Oryctolagus cuniculus chromosome 12, mOryCun1.1, whole genome shotgun sequence genomic interval CCCTGGTCAGGAAGGCTCATCCAagacttccttctcctccctgccccgCGCCTTCCGGCAGAAGCTGCTGACTCCGGATTCTCCAGCGGTTTgggctgtgcccctccccccaaccaggGGAAACCGGCAGGGTGGGGCAGCGCCCTTGAGTTTCTGTTCTGGGCTGTGGAGCAGGCGCGCCCCTGCACTGCCAGCAACTACATTGCCAGGGTCACGTGTGGCCACACAGCGGAGTGCCCTGCACAGGGGCACCCCCACCTAGGGGCCAAAGGCGGGCTGGCGGGGGGCTGCCTGTGCCGGAAGGAAGAGGGCGCTCTGGCCCATGTGTACAAAGGCATGGGCCCGGGGGCCGGGTgcatcctctccttccctcctgtcCTGCCCACCTCCATAGGAACAGTTTTCATGCCCTagatcctgtctcctctctcgtCTTCACAGCTGcttccgagagagagagagagagagagagagagagagagagagagaaagggagaaactcCCGTGGAAgggtcacagtgctggctccgaaGACCCCCGTCTTGGGGAAGCGGCTCGCGGGGGAAGAAGCATGTGCTTGGGTGCAGGTCAGAGTGCGTGCGGTTTGACCTGTGCACCTCAAAGGCAGCCTGACACCCGCGcgcctccttcctcctctctgcagATGTCTCCAAGGAGGGCCTCACAGATGGCCGAGGCCACATGAGGTTCACCggcgagctgggccaggcagcgcATGTGGCTTCATCTCGGCGAAAAACCCGCGAGTTTTCATTCATTGACCTTATTCCTGAACCCTGGCCACTCTGCTGCGGGAGCTGGCACACCTGGTACCTCTGCGACTTTCTCTGGGTCCAGGCCCTCCTGCCCCAACTCCCTGGACCCCTCCAGGGAGGGGTTCCAAGCAGGAGAAGCTCCTCCATCCTCCAGCCCCACTGGCCAAGTCTCAACAGAGCCCCAGAAAGGTTCCGGTGGCCACAGCGccacctcctgcctgccccagccttgtTGCGCCCCACCTGGGCACCTGTCTCCACCTTGGACCTGAGTGGGCCTGGACCTCAGAGCGAGCTCCGTTCTGTGCACAATCAGGGGCTGGTGGGGTGTCCTGGGGAGCACCAGAGGAGTCCAAGTCCATGGCAGGTTAGGGGTGTGCTCCTGGTTGAGGGGCGGGAGTGGCCCCCAGAGGCCATGTGGGCTTTGCTCCCCCTGGTCCTGTGTGCCCCGGAACAGGGGACGCACAGCCACCTGGCACCTGTGGGGATGACCTCACCTGGAAACAGGCCCCTTCCAGGTACAACTGAGATAAGCAGAGGCCATGGGGGgtaggagacacacagagatgcacCTGTCGGGGGTCCCATGGGGCAGGGACTGCAGTGCCacctccaggagccaggggccaccAGGCACAGCCTTCGGACCACGTGGAGGTGGCGAAGGGTCGGCCCTAGAACCTGTGGAAGGAGCACGGCCCTGCTGCCCCTCGCAGACCCGAGAGGCCACACTGCTGCCGGTTTAAGCCACCATGTGTGGTCCCCTGTCCCAGCCATCTGGCACACAGACACAGGCCTGCACTGGCTGGTGTGGCGAGGTGGGCACGGGGTCACTCACAGACCCCGCCACCTGCAGCCAGGGAGATGTCTGGGTGGAGCCAAGACGCCATGCTCCTCACTGGTTCCCCGGTGGGGCCGGGCAGATGCGGGACTGCGGGGAGCTTGGCGGCTCCCAGACGTGAGTGCATCAGAGTTCCCTGCAGACCCAGAGCCCGGAGCTCTGCCCTCCGGGGCTGTGGCGTCCCCAAGGCTCTGGCTGCCCGCCGGCCAGGGGGAAGTACTTCCAGGGCAACACTTCCCAAAGTGCCCAGAGACCCCAAGGATGAGCCATGTTCTCCAGGCTCCAGCGATTGGCAGGGGCCTCTTCTTTCTAGGCATGCATGGTCATGGTCATCCAAGTTTTCACTGCACTTTTGCTctttactgccttttttttttttttttttttttaaagatagagttagtgaaagagagagagacagagagaaaggtcttccttcctttggttcaccccccaaatggctgctacggccgacgcgctgcaccgatccgaagccaggagccaggtgcttcctcctggtctcccatgcgggtgcagggcccaaggacctgggccatcctccactgccttcccgggccacagcagagagctggactggaagaggagcaaccaagacagaatccggcgtcccaaccgggactagaacccatggtgccggcgccacaggcagaggattagcctagtgagccatggcgccggctttactgctttttaaataaacttatttatttatttatgtgagaggtagagttacagagagagggagagacagagagaaagagagagaggattctTCCACCCGtgggtccactccccagttggtcgcagcAACTGGAGCTGtgtctgttaggaaactggtgcagttgtagccaggtgaccgcatggcccagctacatgagccaggctccacccccatcctaatgggattcgctgctccggTTTCCCTGCCCGCCGTCAGCGAAGTTTTAAGGGCttgttcctgcacacgtgctctctcggCTCTCGGTTCTTCTCTCTTagctcccctttcctgctctctgctctcttctcttcttgctagcgcctctcctctctgtttctcttgtacattctctttctctctctttttccttcactgccccttcactccggtctgtagggtgttccccaataaaccctttcccttactccggtgtccggtgtgctttgcgacggctaacattaatatataacagtgttgacccgaagccaggagccaggagcttgctcctggtctcccacaggggtgcaggggcccaaggacctgggccatcttctactgctttcccaggccacaacagagagctagatcggaagtggaggagccaggactccaatcagcgtCCACAtcggatgccggcgccgcaggtgggggtttagcccactgtgccaccgcgccggccccttTCACTGCTTCCTAACCCAGGGCGCCCCGGCTGCACAAGCTtcagggccacacagccaggccaCGCGGCTTCCACGGTGTCCTGGAGGCTTCTGTGCAGAACAGGCCAGACTGGGGCCGGGGGGCTGTGTCCTGGGGgccgggaaggaagcagaggtagaggcGCTGCCGCCGGCTGGTAGGGGTGGGGGCGTGGACGCATGGTGGGAGCCGGCCCACGGCCCTCCTTCTGTGTGCCCGGCTAACCTCAGCCCGCCCACGTCGCTGCTGCGTTCGTGAGGACGCATAGACCCTTGAAGGTGAAGAGCTGAGGTCGCGAGAGGTAACGGGTTGCACCCAAGGTGGTACAACCTGCGAGAAACCAGCCTCCCGCCTTGCCCCAGAGGGCAGCACAGGCCACGCCCACAGCCCCCTCTGAAAGGGGCTGGGATGGGGCTTCTTGTGCCCCACTCCCTAAAGGCCACTAAGGGGCACTCAGGCAGTGGCACTGGCCAGGCTCACTGGCCACCAGCCCTGGGAAGCTCCTAGGGGGACCCTTGGGCTCCGGCCTGAGCTCCAGAACAGCTAGGTTCTCCCCTACTCCGGggaccccacccctccctgtgcctccccaGCTCATACCCAAAGCCACGAACAACCACCAGCCAGGCCTTATTCCTGTGTGCCAACACCCACCCAACGAGGGCCACCAGCACGCAGGGCCTGCCCCAGCGGCCGGGGACTCCTAAGGGGGCTGTGGAGGGCCGACGCCGAAGGAGAATGAGGCTGAGGGCTCCCTGGGGGCACAGGAGAGGGGGGAGTCCCTCACCCCGCCCGGAGAGCGTGGGCACCCTTGAGCCAGCCAGCGTTGGCTGGAGAATGACCTGGCCCCACCTACTCCCagggagctcctagctcctgggagcagggccaggtggaaggGGGAGCCTGGGTGCCCTGGACCCCTGCAGGGCGAGGGTCTGGTGCCCAAGGgtttggctggggtggggggtgctggccACACACAAGTTCAGGCCGGGCAGGTGGTGGAGCGAGCAGGCTCCGGCTTCCTGGAGTCCGGCTGGGGGGGGGGCTCATGCCACATGGGAGCTGGAGGAGCACCCGCCCCTGCCAGGCTGGGGCACCTTAGGGACAGGAGAGAAGCACGAGGTCGTCCCATGGCTTCCCTAGGGGCGTCagtgcccccagccccccaggaccCGGGGCCCATCTGGGACACGAGGCCCAGGGAGGGAAGTGCTttgctcaccacacacacacacacacacacacacacacacctgcccatgTCCTGTGTAACCGGAGTACAGGGCCAGCGAGGGCCCGAGGGGAGCCAGGTGGCGGCCGGGTGACACCCAAGTCCCCTCCTGTCATCTGCCCCAGCCAGGCCATCCCTGAGGTGGAGGAGCCCAGCTCTGAGAAGCGGCAGCGTgaccaggggcctggagcttggCCTGGACATGCTTCCCCACACTGGATTCCATCTGGAaagatccaaacccaggagagCACCTGACACACTCTTGCACACACGTGCGCCTTTCCATGCACACAGTGCACACCCCGCCATGCTCTTCAAACACTGgttttgcacacacacagcacacaaggAGGTCTCAacaagttcgtggaaaatgtgtattatgaaaaaaatatgcagggatttcaaaaatgttctgcATCGAAATAAACCGATCTCGCGATTCCACTCTGCACAGAGCTTTGCGAACCCCCCACGGCCCCGTGCACCtgcgcgggggcgcggggcggggctcaGTGCTGACTGCTGACGTGCAGGGTGTAGAAGGCCCAGGGCTCCGGGACGTAGATGACGCCCGGGTACTTCTTCCGGAGCACAGGGTCGTCCCACAGCCAGGCGACCCACAGCGCCACCAGCGCCAGGGTGAGGGCGAACGAGTAGACGAGGAAGAGGCCGTTGCTGTCCAGGAAGAGGCGCTTGCGCTTCTGGTGCAGCACGAGCGCCAGCATGGCGAAGAAGgtgaagaggaagaggatgaagatctGGCCCTCGGTGACCAGGTAcctggggaggcgggggcggggcgaggtgGGCACCATGGcaaccccgccccgcccccgcggccccgccctggCAGCGCCTCTCAGCCGGCCTCCCTGACGGCTGGTGCAACTGTAGCACCGAGGGGCGCACAGCGCATGCCCACTCCTCGCTGacgtgctggtctgagtcccggcgGTGCCGCCTACGATTCGGCctcctgctaaggagcctgggaggcggcagctgagggctcaagcgcttgggtccctgccacccacgggggagacctggattgagttttgggctcctggcctcagcctggcccagtcctggctgctgtatttagggagtgaaccagtagatgggagattgtctctgtgtttcaagtaaatgaaaaataaacattagggaccggtgctgtggtgtgctgggtaaagctgtcacctgcagtgccggcatcccatgtgggtgctggttctagtcctggctgctccacttcctatccagctctctgctatggcctgggaaagcagtggaagatgacccaagtccttgggcccctgcacccaggtgggagacccggaagaagctcctggctccagattggcccagctccggccattatggccatttggggagtgaaccagaggatgggaaggctctctctctctctgcctttccttctctgtgtgtaattctgactttcaaataaataaataattctttaaaaaaggtaaaCACTAAAAGAAACCAGAACACCTAAAAGTGTGGATCGCTGGGTTCTGCTTCCCTGTGACACAGGCGGAGGAGGGACAAACACTCGCAGCGGTGGTTAGGGCcgcgtgggacacccacatctcacggGGGGGGGGCGCCTGggttggagccccagctcctcGCTAACACACACCCTCGGTGGCAGCTCAGGAAGTGGGATTTTGCCACTCacagacttggactgagttctaagtcctagcttcagtctggccaagctcggctgttgtgggcatctggggtgtgaaccagcggataggagctttctctgtctctatctctttaataaaaattaaaaacaaacaaagaagaaaaacaaaaagagaaagcagCTGCCTCCTTTAGAGAGCACTGCTGTGTAGTTTGCCACACTCTCCACCCCTCCCTATCGCTAACTGCCGCATTCCTGATACCCACTCGGTTCCTGCTGGCTGTTGAGTCTGGGAGTGCAGCTGCCGCTGGTGGAAGCTGTCCTCACTGTCTCCCTGAAGGCTGCAAGGCAGCCTCAGACCTGGGTCCTCCAGCGACACTCCCCTGCCTCCAGGACCTGCAACCTGCAGTGCACAGGCTGCGTGGCCTCAGGGAAGTCAGGCGGGTCCTGGAGACTATTTTCTCTACAGCAGGGCCACGTGTGGCCCGACCTctcaggtcacagccaggagcagtGCGCACCTCCGACTCGGCCAAGTGTGGCTCAGTGCGGGCCGCTGCCCCCGCACCAGCACAATGTGGAAAAGACGCAGCAGGAAGCACCCCAGGCCCGGGTGTGCCCTCCAGAAGCCTCCTGCTCCTTTCAGTCGTCCTCagggagagcagagctgagcccaGGGGGACCCTACCAGACGGTGGGGGGAGGCCCTGGCGGTGgggggaggccctgggggtgggaaaggccctgggggtggggggaaggccctgggggtgagggggaggtcctgggggtggggaggccctgggggtggggggatgccctgggggtggggggaaggccctggggggagggggaggtcctgggggtgggggggaggccctggggtgagggggaggtcctgggggtggggggaaggccctgggggtgggaaaggccctgggggtggggaggatgccCTGGGGTGAGGGGGAGGTCCTGGGGGTATGGGGGAGGTcctggggtgtggggggtggccctgggggtggggggaagccctgggggtgggaaaggccctgggggtgggaaaggccctgggggtgagggggaggccctggggtgagggggaggtccagggggtggggggaggccctgggggtggggggaggccctgGAAGtggagggaggccctgggggtgggggcagccccgGGCAGTGGCTGGGCACTTCTGGCCAGAGACAGCCCAGTCCACCAAGCCCTCCCTGACGCTCACAGCCCCGCGGCAGGGTGGGGAGCCCTGTAGGGGCAGAAGTGAGAGGAgggggtcaggctgaggccaggatcccGGCTGGCGGGAAGAGgagctggagagaggagaggggcccCGAAGGCCACGGCTCCCCCATTCCGCCCCGTCCTCACTGTCTCCAGAGTGGGAGGCTGGCAGGTGTCACCATGTCTGTTTCACACAAGAGGCAACGGAGGCCGGCGGGCGTGCTGGGACTCGGTGTTGGAGGTGGACCCTTTCAGTTCCGGGATGGAGACCCTGCcatccctgcccttcctccccactTCCTGCCGGCCCGGGAcccaggagggggcagagagcGCCAGGCTCCTCTGGGCCATGCACGGGGCAGgcagcctggggtccctgcacccccgcccccgcgcaGCGCCCAGCCCCACTCACCAGTAGTAGAGGCCGCTGGGCCCCAGCAGGAGCAGCGCGGGCCCGGGCAGGGCGCTGTGGGCTCGGCAGGCCGTGAAGCAGCCGCTGAAGTACATGAagaggatgaggaagaagggGACGTACCTGCAACACACGGCACCTCAGCCACGGCCCAGGAGGGCGCCCCCGGGGTGTCCTGGTCCTTAGGGTGTCCAGGCCCGGGCCAGCCATGCGGGCTGGGGTCAGGAACACAGACGGGAACGGGACGCgagggccctgggctccctggctgcacgcgcaggtgcaggggacgcAGGATgctcacacccccacccccacccccactcccacccagggGGCTGGCCTGGGAGACACCAGCACGCGGGGCCTCCCAAGGGCTCCCAAGGGCTCTGCGAAGCCTCCCACCCACGCTGGGCCACAGCCTgggacccctcccctctcctcccccactgcTCTGCGCCCGGGAGGACCTGGTCTCCGTGCCTGGGGCAGGTGAAGGTGGCaggctgcggtgccggccccttcccGGCTCCCCCCAGCCCAGACCCCACCTCTGCCGGGTCCGAGCCCTCTCCCGGGGGTGCGGGAGACAGACCTCTGTCGACCCGAGGAGGGGAGCTCGAGCAGAGCTCCCCTAAGTGACCGAAGACGCCCTGCCCAGTGGGCTGGGGGTGTGGATCAGGGCGGcgcccttcccccagccccgggGACGACCCGGGCGGGACCGCAGCCGCGTGCTGCCCCCTCGTGGCCGCTGCGGGCACTGCGGCTGGCAAGGGGGAGGAGCTCGAGGCCGGCGGGGAGGCCGGCGCAGGACAGGACCGCAGCGGCGGAGCTCGCAGGGCCCGGGACGCCGTCTCCCCCGCCTGCACGCGGGGCCCGCCACTCACCACATGCAGTGGCCCAGGTACTCGTCGTAGTAGTAGAGCAGCTCGAAGGAGTCGATCTGCGGGGGCGCAGCAGGGTTAGGGGCCACTCCGCCACCCCTGCCGCCCGCCGTCCGGCCGAGGGAGCCCCGGGAGCAGCGGCCGCGGCCAGGGTGCGGGGCAGGTGCCTCCCGGGAGGCGCGCGGGGCCTCACCAGCGTCTCCGGCTTGAGGTTCTTGATGACCGGGTTCTCGCGGACCGACAGGTGGTGCTGGTAGCCGCTGAAGAGCAGGCGGTGGTTGACGGAGTCGCCCACCAGGTGGATGCTGGCGCCCATGATGAAGGTGATGATGCTGACGTAGACGACGGAGCGCGGCAGGGTGCGGGGGGACCGCTCGatgagctgggggcggggggagggcgcGGCATGAGCCTCGACCCCAGACGCCGGCgtcctgcctcccccaccagccCGAACGCTCGGAGAGGCGTGGGCCCCCTCTCActtcccaggggctgcaggcggcggccgGGCCTTCAGTGCAGGGAGCCAGGCTCTAGGagccctgccccggccccagccGTGCCCCGGGGTGGCTGGGCCAGCCTGCCCGAGGCAGCACGCAGGTGCCACTGAGCGAAGTGAcgcggaggggggggggggaatccaggggccagcaggcgGTGAGGGCGGCGTTAGAAGGCCCTGACTGCACAATGCAGAGTCGGGgcccctgctgttgctgccatgaTGCCCCAATCACCGCCTCTCTAGCCACCTGTCCCCACCCACCTTCCCAGTGAGTCCCTGAGCTCTCCCTGGACACCTCAACCACTCCCTTCTGCCTCACACCTCCCGTGGCTTCCCAAGCAGGCCTGTCTACCGGCCCCAGGCCCTTGGCCCATCCCGCGCTCACCCCAGCAGCAGGCGAGCCTGgcacctgccccctgctggaaggaggaggagacCCGGGGGCGGGAGGGCGCAGGGGCGGGCCGGCCTACCTTCAGCAAGAGGAAGGGTGTGATGACGTTGTAGGCCATGTGGAAGTAGTCTCCGACGCTGGGCTTGTTGAGGGGGAACCATTCCAGAGGGAACACCAGCTgtggaggggcggggggaggcgaTGACACAGGCCTGGACCCGTGAGGCCCTGGGCGGCcagtgtccccctcccccactctgctgGGGGCCACACAGGCGTGCGTCATTCCCGCCACGGTCTCTAGGGCACTGCGGTAGCCCCGGGGCGCAGGGGCTTTCAGACGGGGAAACTGAGTCCCGGAGCCGGCCGAACTGTGCACCTCCCCCTGGATAGCAGACTCAGCCGTGTCCAGACTCCACTGGGTGGTCCTGGGCCTCGGTCTCCCCACCTGCAGCACAAGGGCGGCCCAGGGGCTCTGGGCTCAGGATACCTGCGGGCCCAGGGTGGAGGAGGCTCTGAGGCATGGCCACTTCGGAGTCACGGCCCAGGTGGACAGCAGGGGAGCAGCGGGAAGGCCACGTGCTCTACATGTGAATCACGTGTGTGTCTCCTCCGACTCAGAACCGCCCCACAGACAACACTGAACCACAACGACGAAACCCTCAGGATGGGGGGATCTCAGCCCCGCCCCTGGCACGCATGCAGGCAGcaatgtcttttcattttatttatctacgtATTTATTGGAAGggcatagtgtgtgtgtgtgtgtgagagagagagagagagagagagagaaagaggttg includes:
- the CLN6 gene encoding ceroid-lipofuscinosis neuronal protein 6 is translated as MEAAARRRQHPGTAGGPGAQPGASFLQARHASAQADDVEPTAPFHLDLWVYFTLQNWVLDFGRPIAMLVFPLEWFPLNKPSVGDYFHMAYNVITPFLLLKLIERSPRTLPRSVVYVSIITFIMGASIHLVGDSVNHRLLFSGYQHHLSVRENPVIKNLKPETLIDSFELLYYYDEYLGHCMWYVPFFLILFMYFSGCFTACRAHSALPGPALLLLGPSGLYYWYLVTEGQIFILFLFTFFAMLALVLHQKRKRLFLDSNGLFLVYSFALTLALVALWVAWLWDDPVLRKKYPGVIYVPEPWAFYTLHVSSQH